A region of the Arachis hypogaea cultivar Tifrunner chromosome 15, arahy.Tifrunner.gnm2.J5K5, whole genome shotgun sequence genome:
GGTTGAGGTGTTGCCTAATGGGGAACTTCTGATCCTTGATTCGGCTAATAGTAACGTTTATAGGATTTCATCCTCGCTTTCTTTGTGTAAGTGATCCAATGTGGTAGCTTATGATCTCAGTCATTGGCTAAACTTCACTCAGTttctttattggtttttatttatttgtaaaaTCAGCATCATATATAAGAGATTTGGTTATAGGTTTGATCATGTCATGAAGAATTGCaattttactaaaaaatattacttGATTTTTGACGTTTTGATCCCTTCACTTTGTCACAAGGACAAATGTGTAAATTGAGTTGCACTTTTTCGGAGTTAGGGAATTATGAGTTATCTCAGTTTTGTGTTTGTTTTAGGCGGTACACTGAATTTCTTAAGAGTGTGAAGTTGTCAAGTTTTTCTTTCTTATCTCACCGAAGCATTCTGCATAGTATTTCTTAAAAACGGCTTACTACAATGTTGTTTAGACCAGTTGAGGTTCATTATGGGAGACTGCATACGGTTTTCATGTAAGATGTAATCCTTGTTGCTAAATCCAACATCTGAAATTGCTGCCACCATTctaattgttttttttatttttattttttttttattttgatagatTGTCCACCCATAGAATAGCAAGAATGTTTAGATGGTAACTGCCACATCTTATTCCCTGTTATCTCTGGTCAATCTCTTATATTTTAGGATCAGAAGTGATCGATTTATGCAATGTGCATAACTAATCAATGTGCTATTTGAATCTGTCTGTGTGCGCATATTTCTATATTTCCTTCATTTAGTGGATAACATTTGCATTgcaattatgcagatagcagaccGAAGCTGGTGGCAGGATCTGCTGAGGGATATTCTGGACATGTTGACGGGAAGCTTAGGGAGGCAAGGATGAACCACCCGAAGGGGATAACATTTGATGACCGTGGAAATATCTACATTGCAGATACTATGAATATGGCAATTAGGAAAATTAGTGACTCAGGTAGACGTCATGTTAGCTATAGTCATGTTTAGGTCCTCTATCCCTGCCGTGTATTTTTTCATTTGAATCTATATATGGGACACCTAAATGATAAGATATAAAACTTTCCCTTTAGCATTCTTGATAACTTACAAGTCCTCTGTTTGTATATACATATGTGGTTGCATTGTAGCCTATAGGCCATGTAATGTttgataacttttttttattgaattatgATTTTTGTTTCAGGCGTTACAACGATTGCCGGCGGAGGAAAATGGAGTCGTGGAGGGGGCCATGTTGATGGACCAAGTGAGGAAGCTAAATTTTCTAATGACTTTGATGTGGTTTATGTTGGAAGTAGTTGCTCCCTACTTGTCATAGACAGAGGAAACCAAGCCATCAGGGAGATCCAACTGCACTTTGATGACTGTGCTTATCAATATGGAAGTGGATTTCCTCTCGGTAAGCTAAATGAACCTGGCATATTTCTTTGAACTTTATTAGTTACAAATTAAAAGCGACGGCCTTTGATTTGCAGGAATTGCAATGCTTGTTGGGGCTGGCTTCTTTGGTTATATGTTGGCGCTGTTGCAGTGCAGACTTAGCACAATTGTAGCATCTCAGGATGTGAGTTCTTACTGCTTAGCCTTGTCCTCTGCTTTCTTGTTGTATCATATATGGGTACAGACATATATTTTAATTGGTCATAAATAAATACCATTGTGCATTGAGAAAATTTCTTCATTCTTGCAATTTCTCTTTTCCTCTCTCTCAAATTCAATACTGTTTTCATGATATGATTATTATGATATAGTTGACACAGTTATTCTGAAAAGGAGGAAGTATTATCTATGGTCTATGTCACATATATCTGATGAtattttgaaactttaaaacaaaattaaacttctTTGCTTTTGTAGGATCAGGGTCAAGCAATTTCGGGTATCTCACCAACTCCATATCAGAAGCCACTGAAATATGTGAGGCCTCCATTAATTCCATCAGAAGATGAGCCTGAAAAGCAAGAAGAAGGTTTCTTTGGATCCACTGGGAAGCTTCTTTCCAACGCCGGAGCATCTGTGGTGGAACTATTGGGAGGGTTATTCCCCGGTTTGAGGAAAAAGCCACAGATGTATGAATTTCAAAGCCAACAACAGCTGTTCCAGCAACCTCAAAAGCAAGTAAATGCTTGGCCAGTTCAAGAAAGCTTTGTGATTCCCAAAGAAGACGAGCCCCCTTCTATCGATACACGAGCTCCAACCCCTCGAAAAACATATCCTTTCATGTTGGTGGATGCAGAGAAAATGCAACAACTAAGGCAAAGTAGAGTGTTCTACAGCGGATGGGATGGTGATCTTCAACAGCAACCAAAAAACCATCATCATCGCCACCAGTCTCATTCGTCGATCCCTCGCACCTATTACGAGCAAAGCCACGAGGAAACCAACGAGATACTATTCGGCGCGGTGCAGGAGCATAGTGTGAAGCAGGAATCTGTGGTCATCAAGCCTGTGAACTATGGTGACTCGGTCTATGATCATCACAACATTAGGCCTAGAATAAGTCCCATGGGATATATCCACAAGTATTGAGTATATATTAATCAGGAATATTAGGTATAATGAATCAATCCCCAATCAAGCTTTGATTATAGAGGGATGGTGAAATCAAAGTACAGGAAATATAATGATTTCTTTGAAACTATGGAATCATGTATAGTAAGAACTAAGGACTAAGGAGAATATGAATTGTGTATTCAGTTTTGTCAAATTGTAGGTCACTCTAGTGTGCAAACAGATTGCTCATCACTTGATTTTGAGAGTAAGACCAAGAAATTTTGGCATGCTATTTGCTCTTCCGATGATATATAattgtattatataatttttcaccTTTCAAATCAGTGGTTTCATAGTTCCAATATTATCTCTTAGCAGCTCCCTTAGAGGGTGGAACCATCGTACCAACATCTTCACTCTAATCATGCTAAGATATCAACTATAAAGACGAAATAAATTTATTCACCAAAAATGAAAGTATGAAACCTTCCACAAACCTATTCGAATCTCAAAAATAGATTCAAAATTGGTAAATTATAGGGTAAAGTGAGCACGGGCATTCTTCCTCTCTTTGTCACATTGTCAAAAACTGAGTTGATTCATATAGAAAAAGCATCATTTtccagaaacaaaaaaaaaaaaaaatcacaggaCGCAAACCTTATTATTGGAATGTTCCAAAAATTGATACTAAGTTGCTGAAGAAAAGTTGCTGAGCAagtgaataatattataattttaatatcatGAATAATTGAGACTTACAAAAACACCTTTAGAGATGAAATCATAGTTGTCACAATCGAAGTGATGATGGAACCGGTCAAACTACTAGTTTACTAGATTATTGGTTTAGTCAAATGGATAATTAGTTGAActgtttaaatcaaaattaataaatataatttaatttgtatatatattaaaaaaaaaaaacaaatgtaaCGAAAAACGGAAAAACAGTTTGGCCTAGTGGCAGCAGTCCGCTGACATCGCGGGTTGCCTTGCCATTCAACTTCTATTCGCACTGATTCTGATCGGttcaatccaatttttttttttttaaacggtCAAAATGCTGAATCGGAATAGTTTAGAATCTGGTTCACCAGTTTTTCGATGAACCTATCGTTCCAATTCAGTTTTAACAACTATGGATGAAATATTATTGAGTTAAAGATTTGGGGACGACTCACACGGATTATCAAACGTCTGTTTGCGAGGACGATGTCTAATAACTAATAAGGTAACACACATGTTATTTATTTGGGTTAAAAACATTAATTGAACTACATATTTGGTTTTTGGACAAATAGAATGATGGGCTAATTTATACTTTCAAACTAATACTTTGGGCTACTTGTacttggtttttcttttttaaattggacattttttagttaaatgattgtaattcaaataactaaaatatgataataagctttaaaattattttaagagtaGAAAAATTAGTATTTATGTGCACGCTATATTAATTTATACAATTATTCCAATAAATTATCCTCATTTTGTTATATCTAATATTCacgtaataatttaaaattatacttcCTATTTTCATATATTAGTATTTATGTGCACGCTATAtaaatttattcaattattttagaCCTTTTTTTTTCGCTTAAATCTATTTTAAGGTTGGGTGTCAAGTACTGATCGGATACATACTTaacccttttttttgtttttaatttcttatagTGTCATTaataattgttaattaatttaatgataaatATGTGAGAATAGCAAAGCACAATcacacatctctctctctctctctctctctctctctctctctctctctctctctctctctctctctctctctctctctctctctctctctctctatatatatatatatatatatatatatatatatatagaaaatgatAACTTTTCAATTCGCAGACATTTAAGTCCCTGaggatttaaaaatacatttaagtctttAACCTTTTCAAAATCTGGACATATCGATCCCTAAGTCTAATTtgtctaattttaaaaatcttcttACGTGTGTATCCATATCAACCAGGTCAGTACAACAAGAATcacatttgatttttttgttaggTCTGACAGACCCAAGTGAACATAAGGAATCAATATGTCTAGGTTTTAAAAAAACCagagacttaaatgtattttcaaattctcGAGGACTTAAATGTCTGCGAATCAAAAAGTAAAGGATCTATTTGTcctttcctatatatatatatatatatatatatatatatatatatatatatatatatatatatatatatatatatatatatatatcattcttctcatctctatttcttatttttaaagttttttttcttAACAAAATGACAGCTAAACACGTTAATATTGTTGTTTATCCTAATGCAACAATCAAATATAACGATGATGGTGTATCTTTTGAATGCAATGAACGAGTTATAATACAAACATGGTAGTTACAGTTTTTGATTGAGCTGAAAAATTAATTATGGTAAACATGGATTTATTAGGGAGAAAACTATAGTTCTGAAAATCGAATCAGACCGACCAATTCAATTGGGTTAACCAGAAATCGATCACCAAGCCGGTCCGGGTAGACCTATAAAGTGCCTGACAAAAAACTAGTTACAGAACTGGTCGAACCGACAGTTAACCGGTGAACCGACAGAATCGTCCGAATTTTTGGAGGATTTTCGGTTCAAAAATAAACCCTCCAAAACGGCATCGTTTTGTCctaaaaaggggggggggggggaagaacGGCAAAATTGAAGCGACAAGTGAAAGCCTTAAATCAAATCCCATTCATGTTTCCAGTTTCATCCTCGTAATtcatctcttctcctctcttctctgaaACTGAACCAATCGCGCAGCGACAGTTTTGACCACCGCAGCCCTCACCGCGTCGTTTTCATTGCCGAGCTCGCGTTCTCTGTGTTCGCCGGTGTCACGTCCTCTGTCGTTGCTGTTGCTCGCCTTCCTCCTCGCCGCCGGTAAGTAATATTCTGTTCGCAGTTTCACACTTCGCAGCCATCTCCTCGGCGTCTGCTtgctggtttagggtttagcaatTGATTTTGATAATACTTGTTATTTGTTAGTAATTGATTTACTGATTAGCTGGATTTTTTGAGGTTATTGTTTGCTGGTTTAGTAATTGTTTTCTGaggttattaatttatttgttatttctatTCATAATTTTGTTGCTGAGGTCATTGTTTGCTGGTTTAGTAATTGTTTGCTGAGGTTattgatttatttgttatttctgttcataattttggttatttttagttatgaactttgatgtttgaagttgtttgcgaactttt
Encoded here:
- the LOC112750039 gene encoding uncharacterized protein isoform X1, with protein sequence MGKLHLVLLFTLLLLLCGASAAPFTTSPAKIVNGFLSNAVPAFTKWVWSLKATTKTGVSGKKSMMKFESGYTVETVFDGSKLGIEPYAVEVLPNGELLILDSANSNVYRISSSLSLYSRPKLVAGSAEGYSGHVDGKLREARMNHPKGITFDDRGNIYIADTMNMAIRKISDSGVTTIAGGGKWSRGGGHVDGPSEEAKFSNDFDVVYVGSSCSLLVIDRGNQAIREIQLHFDDCAYQYGSGFPLGIAMLVGAGFFGYMLALLQCRLSTIVASQDDQGQAISGISPTPYQKPLKYVRPPLIPSEDEPEKQEEGFFGSTGKLLSNAGASVVELLGGLFPGLRKKPQMYEFQSQQQLFQQPQKQVNAWPVQESFVIPKEDEPPSIDTRAPTPRKTYPFMLVDAEKMQQLRQSRVFYSGWDGDLQQQPKNHHHRHQSHSSIPRTYYEQSHEETNEILFGAVQEHSVKQESVVIKPVNYGDSVYDHHNIRPRISPMGYIHKY
- the LOC112750039 gene encoding uncharacterized protein isoform X2 translates to MGKLHLVLLFTLLLLLCGASAAPFTTSPAKIVNGFLSNAVPAFTKWVWSLKATTKTGVSGKKSMMKFESGYTVETVFDGSKLGIEPYAVEVLPNGELLILDSANSNVYRISSSLSLYSRPKLVAGSAEGYSGHVDGKLREARMNHPKGITFDDRGNIYIADTMNMAIRKISDSGVTTIAGGGKWSRGGGHVDGPSEEAKFSNDFDVVYVGSSCSLLVIDRGNQAIREIQLHFDDCAYQYGSGFPLGIAMLVGAGFFGYMLALLQCRLSTIVASQDGQAISGISPTPYQKPLKYVRPPLIPSEDEPEKQEEGFFGSTGKLLSNAGASVVELLGGLFPGLRKKPQMYEFQSQQQLFQQPQKQVNAWPVQESFVIPKEDEPPSIDTRAPTPRKTYPFMLVDAEKMQQLRQSRVFYSGWDGDLQQQPKNHHHRHQSHSSIPRTYYEQSHEETNEILFGAVQEHSVKQESVVIKPVNYGDSVYDHHNIRPRISPMGYIHKY